A single window of Rhizobium indicum DNA harbors:
- a CDS encoding ROK family transcriptional regulator has product MKTADPELMRAINRLNVLDTIRRHGPISRIEISERTELSTTTVSAITASLLDDGLILPRHEGDIRNEAVRGRPRVMLELNPDAARVVGAKIAANRMVFVVTNFRGDVLSKLALPIRIDRQPIGVIADLVEDGVRRCVVDAGLSLEDVDSVCLGFPGVIEHRTGYIRSSPIFRDTNVDFAAEMSTRLATPTIVESDAHAITLGHHWFGKARDLEDMVLISLEQTLGLGVLHGNSLFRGAGGLSHNLGDLVLGMGPNGVVRLFSQAGESAILGEQQADGRFAEAIRLGRGMNHAQALIKADDDRLISAAIRAGEAVGLTIANIVTLFAPPRVILVGSSLALGEPFLNSLRDAYALAIPPSLRGVSELVFDDSTDDFWAQGAAAVALYELYESPWSTTGPAL; this is encoded by the coding sequence ATGAAGACCGCAGATCCCGAATTAATGCGCGCGATCAATCGCTTGAACGTGCTCGATACCATCAGGCGCCATGGTCCGATCTCGCGGATAGAGATCAGCGAGCGTACCGAACTCTCCACTACCACCGTTTCGGCCATCACCGCCTCATTGCTCGACGACGGGCTGATCCTGCCGCGTCACGAAGGCGATATCCGCAATGAGGCGGTGCGCGGTCGGCCGCGGGTGATGCTGGAGCTCAATCCCGATGCCGCCCGCGTGGTCGGCGCCAAGATCGCCGCCAACAGGATGGTCTTCGTCGTCACCAATTTCCGCGGCGATGTGCTGTCGAAGCTCGCCTTGCCGATCCGCATCGACCGGCAGCCGATCGGCGTCATCGCCGATCTGGTCGAGGATGGCGTCAGGCGCTGCGTCGTCGATGCCGGGCTTTCGCTGGAGGATGTCGACAGCGTCTGCCTCGGCTTTCCCGGCGTCATCGAGCACCGCACCGGATATATCCGCAGCAGCCCGATCTTTCGCGACACCAATGTCGATTTCGCCGCCGAAATGTCGACGCGGCTGGCAACGCCGACCATTGTCGAAAGCGACGCCCACGCCATCACGCTTGGCCATCACTGGTTCGGAAAGGCCCGCGATCTCGAGGATATGGTGCTGATTTCGCTGGAACAGACGCTGGGGCTCGGGGTCCTGCACGGCAACAGCCTGTTTCGCGGCGCCGGCGGACTCAGCCACAATCTCGGCGACCTCGTGCTCGGCATGGGACCGAACGGCGTCGTCCGGCTTTTCAGCCAGGCCGGCGAAAGCGCGATCCTCGGCGAACAGCAGGCCGACGGGCGTTTTGCCGAAGCGATCCGTCTCGGCCGCGGCATGAACCATGCCCAGGCGCTGATCAAGGCCGATGACGACCGGCTGATCAGTGCCGCGATCCGCGCCGGCGAAGCGGTAGGTTTGACCATTGCCAACATCGTCACGCTGTTTGCGCCGCCGCGGGTCATCCTGGTCGGATCGAGCCTAGCGCTCGGCGAACCCTTTCTCAATAGCCTGCGCGATGCCTATGCGCTCGCCATTCCGCCATCGCTGCGCGGGGTGAGCGAACTCGTCTTCGACGATTCGACCGACGATTTCTGGGCGCAAGGTGCGGCGGCGGTGGCGCTCTACGAACTCTACGAATCGCCCTGGAGCACGACAGGGCCGGCGCTCTGA
- a CDS encoding Gfo/Idh/MocA family protein produces MDKVGIGIIGCGNISGAYLTAMASFPILEIRGVADLNRELAEAKAAEFNVPVKTVEELFADPKVEIIVNLTIPKAHVAVALQALEAGKHTYSEKPLGINFAEGKKLAEAAKARNLRIGAAPDTFLGGGHQTARALIDQGVIGQPVGGSATFMCPGHERWHPNPAFYYEVGGGPMLDMGPYYITDLVNLLGPVSQVAGFATTPRSERLISSEPRNGERIPVHVPTHVTGMMAFANGAVVQIAMSFDVAGHKHVPLEVYGTEGTLIVPDPNKFAGPVEYLKKGGAFEDQPVTSPYADGNYRSLGVADMAHAIRSNRPHRANGDLALHVLEVMEAFHTAAATGRTVTITTATERPAPLSDSIVDGRLAK; encoded by the coding sequence ATGGACAAGGTCGGTATCGGCATCATCGGATGCGGCAATATTTCGGGCGCCTATCTCACGGCGATGGCATCCTTTCCCATTCTCGAGATCCGCGGCGTCGCCGATCTCAACCGGGAGTTGGCAGAAGCAAAGGCTGCGGAATTCAATGTTCCCGTCAAGACCGTCGAGGAGCTTTTCGCCGATCCCAAGGTCGAGATCATCGTCAATCTGACGATCCCGAAGGCCCATGTTGCCGTGGCATTGCAGGCGCTTGAGGCCGGCAAACATACCTATTCGGAAAAGCCGCTCGGGATTAATTTCGCGGAAGGGAAAAAATTGGCGGAAGCCGCAAAGGCGAGGAATCTCCGCATCGGCGCTGCCCCCGACACCTTCCTCGGCGGCGGCCACCAGACGGCCCGTGCGTTGATCGACCAAGGCGTCATCGGCCAGCCGGTCGGCGGCTCGGCAACCTTCATGTGCCCGGGCCATGAGCGCTGGCATCCGAACCCGGCCTTCTATTACGAGGTTGGCGGCGGGCCGATGCTCGATATGGGTCCTTACTACATCACCGATCTCGTCAATCTTCTCGGGCCGGTTTCTCAAGTTGCGGGTTTTGCGACGACGCCGCGATCGGAACGGCTGATATCAAGCGAGCCGCGCAACGGCGAGCGCATTCCCGTGCATGTGCCGACCCATGTCACCGGCATGATGGCCTTTGCCAATGGCGCCGTCGTCCAGATCGCCATGAGCTTCGATGTCGCCGGCCACAAGCATGTGCCGCTGGAAGTCTACGGAACCGAGGGCACGCTGATCGTTCCCGATCCGAACAAGTTCGCCGGCCCGGTGGAATATCTGAAGAAGGGCGGTGCGTTCGAGGACCAGCCGGTCACATCACCCTATGCCGACGGCAACTACCGCTCGCTCGGCGTCGCCGACATGGCGCATGCGATCCGCTCCAACCGGCCGCATCGCGCCAATGGCGATCTGGCGCTGCATGTGCTCGAAGTTATGGAAGCGTTCCACACCGCTGCCGCAACCGGCCGGACGGTCACGATCACCACGGCAACGGAGCGCCCTGCCCCCTTGTCCGATTCCATCGTCGACGGACGGCTGGCGAAATAA
- a CDS encoding ThuA domain-containing protein has translation MREALIVWGGWSGHEPQECAEIIKTMLEEDGFKVYLEHGTEALADPSVHDLSLVVPIMTMSKIEKEEVKNLATAIESGVGIAGYHGGAGDAFRDSVDYQFIIGGQWVAHPGNIIDYTVNITRPDDPLMEGIADFPYTSEQYYMHVDPSNEVLATTKFTGEHAYWIDGVVMPVVWKRKYGKGRVFYSSLGHQAKEFDVPQMKTIFRRGANWAAR, from the coding sequence ATGCGTGAAGCACTGATCGTTTGGGGCGGCTGGAGCGGGCATGAGCCGCAGGAGTGCGCCGAAATCATCAAGACCATGCTCGAGGAGGACGGCTTCAAGGTCTACCTCGAACACGGCACCGAGGCGCTTGCCGACCCTTCCGTCCATGATCTCAGCCTCGTCGTGCCGATCATGACGATGTCGAAGATCGAGAAGGAAGAGGTCAAGAACCTCGCGACCGCGATCGAAAGCGGCGTCGGTATCGCCGGCTATCATGGCGGCGCGGGCGATGCCTTCCGCGACTCCGTCGATTACCAGTTCATCATCGGCGGCCAGTGGGTGGCTCACCCCGGCAACATCATCGACTATACCGTCAACATCACCCGCCCTGACGATCCGCTCATGGAGGGTATTGCCGATTTCCCCTATACGTCAGAGCAATATTACATGCATGTCGACCCGTCGAACGAGGTTCTGGCGACGACCAAGTTCACCGGCGAACACGCCTACTGGATCGACGGCGTCGTCATGCCCGTCGTCTGGAAGCGGAAATACGGCAAGGGCCGCGTCTTCTATTCCTCGCTCGGCCACCAAGCCAAGGAATTCGACGTTCCCCAGATGAAAACCATCTTCCGCCGCGGCGCCAACTGGGCTGCGCGGTAG
- a CDS encoding DUF2938 domain-containing protein yields MFDILWRGLVIGAGATILMDLWAILLTQFGQSAPNWAPVGRWFWHLRRGKVFHDSIADAEPYAHELALGWISHYAVGILYGLIFAIIMGSAWLAAPTFFPAWIFGIVTVGAGWFLLQPGLGIGWAASKHPTPNKVRCFNLLAHTVFALGLYGTALIIR; encoded by the coding sequence ATGTTCGATATTCTGTGGCGCGGCCTGGTGATCGGCGCCGGCGCAACCATCCTCATGGACCTCTGGGCGATCCTGCTCACCCAGTTCGGCCAGTCGGCGCCCAACTGGGCACCTGTGGGACGCTGGTTCTGGCACCTTCGCCGCGGCAAGGTCTTTCACGACAGCATTGCCGACGCCGAGCCCTATGCCCATGAACTGGCGCTCGGCTGGATCAGCCATTACGCCGTCGGTATCCTCTATGGGCTGATCTTCGCCATCATCATGGGCTCGGCCTGGCTGGCGGCCCCGACATTTTTTCCCGCCTGGATCTTCGGCATCGTCACCGTCGGGGCAGGGTGGTTCCTGCTGCAGCCCGGCCTCGGCATCGGCTGGGCCGCCTCCAAACATCCGACCCCGAACAAGGTCCGCTGCTTCAATCTGCTGGCTCATACGGTTTTTGCGCTGGGGCTCTACGGGACGGCATTGATCATCCGCTGA
- a CDS encoding MarR family winged helix-turn-helix transcriptional regulator codes for MTSTKNVQNTHISGKLRELHGALIEIVSVMNRPQRDEQMVREAGISLDRALFPLLVTIERLGPIGVVELADRAGRDYTTVSRQVAKLESLDLVERRGNAADRRVREAVISPKGKAMTDRIDVARERMGRAIFESWDEHDFNELVRLMRKFAEDISGDIGNGAGKTQGEDGPQAD; via the coding sequence ATGACGTCAACAAAGAATGTGCAAAATACACATATAAGCGGAAAACTGCGCGAACTGCATGGGGCTTTGATCGAGATCGTCAGCGTCATGAACCGCCCGCAGCGCGACGAGCAGATGGTCCGCGAGGCGGGGATTTCGCTCGATCGCGCGCTGTTTCCGCTGCTGGTCACGATCGAACGGCTCGGTCCCATCGGCGTGGTCGAACTCGCCGACCGCGCCGGGCGCGACTACACCACCGTCAGCCGCCAGGTCGCCAAGCTCGAAAGTCTCGATCTGGTGGAGCGCCGCGGCAATGCCGCCGACCGCCGCGTGCGCGAGGCGGTCATCAGCCCGAAGGGCAAGGCAATGACCGATCGCATCGACGTCGCCCGCGAGCGGATGGGCCGGGCCATTTTCGAGAGCTGGGACGAACACGATTTCAATGAACTCGTGCGCCTCATGCGGAAGTTTGCGGAGGATATCAGCGGCGATATCGGCAATGGCGCGGGTAAGACGCAGGGCGAGGACGGACCGCAGGCAGATTAG
- a CDS encoding FAD-dependent oxidoreductase: MTENSTVDVLISGGGAAGLTLAIELARRGVSFRLIEKLNDPFRGSRGKGIQPRSQEVFEDLGILDRIVAQGGTYPRQREYRDDGSVSESDAVVGGEPTPAEPYHLPLMVPQFLTEGVMRERLLELGHRPEFGCELIGFEQDEAGVTARLKGTSGEEAIRVRWLVGADGGRSFVRHALDIGFPGKTLGVRAMVADVILIGLDREVWHRFGDGDMQQQIAICPLAGTDLFQIQAPIPLEGEVDLSAAGLTVLVKERTGRDDIEVQSVSWASAFHMNARLADRYRLGRVFLVGDAAHTHPPTGGQGLNTSVQDAYNLGWKLAAATAGAPDALLNSYEEERRPVAAAVLGLATNLLDAMKRGDMRRGRDVHQLDIGYPSSSFALEKPERNAGLLAGDRAPDAPLKGVTGQPTRLFELFRGPHWTLLGYEAEQAAVPPRPGLHIHRIGERGDVIDEGRHFHDAYGLESGDWVLVRPDGYVGAIIASAHAWALEAYLANVGLAA; this comes from the coding sequence ATGACAGAGAATTCCACAGTCGACGTGCTGATATCGGGCGGCGGGGCTGCCGGCCTGACGCTGGCAATCGAGCTGGCGCGGCGGGGCGTATCCTTCCGCCTGATCGAAAAATTGAACGACCCGTTCCGCGGTTCCCGCGGCAAGGGCATTCAGCCGCGGAGCCAGGAAGTGTTTGAGGATCTCGGCATTCTCGACCGGATCGTCGCCCAAGGCGGCACCTATCCCCGGCAGCGGGAATATCGTGACGACGGCAGCGTCAGCGAATCTGACGCCGTGGTGGGTGGGGAGCCGACACCGGCAGAGCCCTATCATCTTCCGCTGATGGTGCCGCAGTTCCTGACCGAAGGCGTGATGCGCGAGCGCCTGCTCGAACTTGGGCATCGCCCCGAATTTGGATGCGAACTGATCGGCTTCGAACAGGATGAGGCGGGCGTGACTGCTCGGCTTAAGGGCACATCCGGTGAAGAGGCCATCCGCGTGCGCTGGCTCGTCGGCGCCGATGGCGGCCGCAGCTTCGTGCGCCATGCGCTGGATATCGGCTTTCCCGGCAAGACGCTCGGCGTGCGCGCCATGGTCGCCGATGTCATTCTGATAGGGTTGGACCGAGAGGTATGGCATCGCTTCGGCGATGGCGACATGCAGCAGCAGATCGCCATTTGCCCACTCGCGGGGACGGATCTATTCCAGATCCAGGCACCCATCCCGCTCGAAGGCGAGGTCGACCTCTCCGCGGCAGGCTTGACTGTCCTGGTGAAGGAACGCACCGGCCGCGACGACATCGAGGTCCAATCAGTCTCCTGGGCGTCAGCCTTCCATATGAACGCCCGGCTTGCCGATCGCTACCGGCTCGGCCGCGTGTTCCTGGTCGGCGATGCCGCCCATACGCATCCGCCGACCGGCGGACAGGGTCTGAATACCAGCGTTCAGGACGCCTATAATCTCGGATGGAAACTGGCTGCGGCAACTGCCGGTGCTCCTGACGCACTGCTCAACAGCTATGAGGAAGAGCGCCGCCCGGTCGCCGCCGCCGTGCTCGGTCTGGCGACCAATCTTCTCGACGCCATGAAGCGAGGCGATATGCGGCGCGGCCGCGATGTGCATCAACTCGATATCGGCTATCCCTCCTCCTCCTTCGCGCTGGAAAAGCCGGAGCGGAACGCCGGCCTGCTTGCGGGCGACCGTGCGCCCGATGCGCCGCTCAAAGGTGTCACCGGCCAGCCGACGCGTCTGTTCGAACTGTTCAGGGGGCCGCACTGGACGCTGCTGGGCTACGAGGCCGAGCAAGCCGCCGTGCCGCCGCGCCCGGGCCTGCATATCCACAGGATCGGCGAGCGCGGAGATGTCATCGACGAAGGCCGGCATTTCCATGATGCCTACGGTCTGGAATCGGGCGACTGGGTGCTCGTGCGTCCGGACGGTTACGTGGGCGCTATCATTGCGTCTGCTCACGCCTGGGCTCTGGAAGCCTATCTCGCAAATGTCGGCCTTGCTGCGTAA
- a CDS encoding DUF982 domain-containing protein: protein MRQTAHFRPVGLASMGLGHYAVINSVWDAARTLLRDWPVDDGEEYFEAVKSCLDAIIGDLPPEHVRAAFIRAAQEAGIAVIEAAD, encoded by the coding sequence GTGAGACAGACGGCACATTTTCGACCGGTTGGCTTGGCCTCAATGGGGCTCGGCCATTATGCCGTTATTAACTCTGTGTGGGACGCCGCGCGCACGCTCCTGCGCGACTGGCCGGTAGACGACGGCGAAGAGTATTTCGAGGCCGTCAAGTCGTGCCTGGATGCGATTATCGGCGATCTCCCACCGGAACACGTGCGGGCCGCCTTCATCAGGGCGGCACAGGAGGCCGGCATTGCCGTCATAGAAGCGGCGGACTGA
- a CDS encoding nickel-binding protein yields the protein MPIFMDRHFLEGTSAADVAQAHRMDLDIQDKYGVKFLTYWFDQRRGTAFCLVDAPDAETAQCVHREAHGFVAGEIVEVALSAVEAFLGRIHDPEPAPGQSSAQVDPGHRAILFTDIVGSTAMTSRLGDRIATEMVRAHDSIVRRCLSQNSGREVKHTGDGIMAAFAATTAAVECAMAIQREFERYNGGNTEPIHIRIGLDCGEPVEDSNDLFGSTVQLAARLCSAASSDQILVSENIFREYGAADLFAHATRRRFKGFSKPMLVFRCDWANAGVN from the coding sequence ATGCCTATTTTCATGGATCGACACTTTCTTGAAGGAACGTCAGCGGCTGACGTTGCTCAGGCACATCGCATGGATCTCGATATCCAGGACAAGTACGGCGTCAAGTTCCTGACCTACTGGTTCGATCAGCGGCGCGGGACCGCCTTTTGCCTCGTGGATGCGCCGGATGCCGAAACTGCGCAATGTGTGCATCGCGAGGCGCACGGCTTCGTCGCCGGCGAGATCGTCGAGGTCGCCTTGTCAGCGGTCGAGGCTTTTCTTGGCCGAATCCATGACCCTGAGCCGGCGCCCGGCCAATCCTCCGCTCAGGTGGATCCCGGCCACCGGGCAATCCTCTTTACCGATATCGTCGGATCGACAGCGATGACATCGCGCCTCGGCGACCGGATTGCGACCGAAATGGTCCGAGCCCATGACTCTATCGTGCGCCGATGCCTCAGCCAGAATTCAGGTCGGGAGGTGAAACACACCGGCGACGGCATCATGGCCGCCTTCGCCGCGACAACGGCAGCCGTCGAATGCGCCATGGCGATCCAGCGGGAATTCGAGCGTTACAACGGCGGAAACACCGAGCCTATCCATATCCGCATCGGACTGGACTGCGGCGAGCCGGTCGAGGACAGCAACGACCTCTTCGGCTCGACCGTGCAACTTGCCGCGCGACTATGCTCGGCAGCCTCCAGCGACCAGATCCTCGTCTCGGAGAATATTTTTCGGGAGTACGGCGCCGCCGATCTCTTCGCTCACGCAACGCGCCGACGGTTCAAGGGGTTCTCGAAGCCCATGCTGGTCTTCCGATGCGACTGGGCCAATGCCGGCGTAAACTAG
- a CDS encoding DUF982 domain-containing protein, with protein MSSTRFDPILLHRQHIIDEVTCLDEIFDVLDGWPEDKRGLAYDTLLKACRDAANGRFPLSAARENFRRFLNMAGVLAKVEGGPKFDGPMNHQIGNA; from the coding sequence ATGTCGTCAACTCGGTTCGATCCGATTCTGCTTCATCGTCAACATATCATCGATGAGGTCACGTGCCTCGATGAAATCTTCGATGTTCTGGACGGGTGGCCGGAGGACAAACGGGGTTTGGCATATGACACGCTGTTGAAGGCGTGCAGAGATGCGGCCAACGGGCGTTTCCCGCTGAGCGCTGCGCGCGAGAATTTCCGGCGGTTCCTGAACATGGCTGGCGTCCTTGCGAAGGTCGAGGGTGGCCCCAAATTCGACGGACCGATGAACCATCAAATTGGTAATGCTTAG
- a CDS encoding FAD-dependent monooxygenase — translation MREHEVVISGAGPTGLMLAGELALAGVDVVIVERRPDQGLAGTRAGGLSARTLEVLDQRGIVDRFLAEGQVAQVTGFAVTRLDISDFPTRHNYGLALRQKHIERILAGWVSELAVPIYRGLEVTGFTQDDTGVTIELSDAALLRAGYLVGCDGGRSLVRKAAGIEFEGWDPTTGNILAEVEMEEEPPLGIHRTALGIYAFGREEYEIQDGKIVFAKEGPIGLMVPEKNAGATSEPTLGDLKEALIAAFGTDYGLHRVNWISRFTDMSRQATAYRKGRVLLAGDAAHVHSPVGGQGLNTGVQDAVNVGWKLAQVVKGTSPDALLDTYHAERHPVAARVLRMTMAQVALQRTDDRTEALRDVVTELLGMEEPRKRIAAEMSGLAIHYEFGEGHPLLGRRMPDLDLTTPDGPLPLFTLLQDARPVFLNLGPPGSFDIGPWSDRIKLVDAGYDGAWELPALGLVSAPTAVLIRPDGYVAWVGDRMQDGLQEAMNSWFGPLG, via the coding sequence ATGAGGGAACATGAAGTCGTGATATCAGGGGCAGGGCCGACAGGCCTGATGCTGGCAGGCGAGCTGGCCTTGGCGGGCGTCGACGTCGTCATTGTCGAGCGCCGCCCTGACCAGGGGCTTGCCGGTACGCGTGCCGGCGGTCTGAGTGCGCGCACGCTCGAGGTTCTCGATCAGCGCGGCATCGTCGACCGGTTCCTCGCGGAAGGGCAGGTAGCCCAGGTCACGGGGTTTGCGGTCACGCGTCTGGATATCAGCGATTTTCCGACCCGGCACAATTACGGGCTGGCGCTGCGGCAGAAGCATATCGAGCGCATTCTGGCCGGCTGGGTCAGCGAGCTGGCGGTGCCGATCTATCGCGGCCTCGAGGTAACGGGTTTCACGCAGGACGATACCGGCGTCACCATTGAACTCTCCGATGCCGCGTTGCTCAGGGCAGGCTATCTCGTCGGCTGCGATGGAGGCCGCAGTCTGGTTCGCAAGGCTGCCGGCATCGAGTTTGAAGGATGGGATCCGACGACCGGCAACATTCTGGCCGAAGTAGAGATGGAAGAGGAGCCGCCGTTGGGCATCCATCGCACCGCCCTTGGTATCTATGCCTTCGGCAGAGAGGAGTACGAAATCCAAGACGGCAAGATCGTCTTTGCCAAAGAAGGTCCGATCGGCCTGATGGTGCCCGAGAAGAATGCCGGCGCGACGAGCGAGCCGACGCTCGGAGATCTCAAGGAAGCGCTCATTGCCGCCTTCGGAACGGATTACGGACTCCATCGTGTCAACTGGATTTCCAGGTTCACCGACATGTCCAGGCAGGCGACGGCCTACCGCAAGGGCCGGGTACTCCTCGCCGGCGATGCCGCCCATGTGCATTCTCCGGTCGGCGGGCAAGGCCTGAATACCGGTGTGCAGGATGCCGTCAATGTCGGTTGGAAATTGGCCCAGGTGGTGAAAGGCACGTCGCCTGACGCCTTGCTCGACACCTATCATGCCGAGCGGCATCCGGTTGCTGCCCGCGTGTTGCGCATGACAATGGCGCAGGTGGCGTTGCAGCGGACCGACGATCGCACCGAAGCCTTGCGTGACGTGGTAACGGAGCTGCTTGGCATGGAGGAGCCGCGCAAACGGATCGCTGCCGAAATGTCCGGATTGGCGATCCATTACGAGTTCGGCGAGGGGCATCCGCTGCTCGGCCGCCGCATGCCTGACCTCGATCTCACCACGCCTGATGGTCCTCTGCCTCTCTTTACGCTGCTCCAGGATGCGCGGCCCGTGTTCTTGAACCTCGGCCCGCCCGGCAGCTTCGACATCGGGCCGTGGTCGGACCGCATCAAGTTGGTCGACGCCGGATATGACGGCGCCTGGGAACTGCCGGCGCTGGGCTTGGTCTCCGCGCCAACGGCAGTGTTGATCCGGCCCGACGGATATGTGGCCTGGGTGGGTGACAGGATGCAGGATGGTTTGCAAGAGGCGATGAATAGCTGGTTCGGTCCACTCGGCTAA
- a CDS encoding CsbD family protein: MDWNRIEGNWKQAKGKVKEQWGKLTDDDLDQIAGKRDQLEGKIQERYGIEKDRIKRDIDDWSGRQTW, translated from the coding sequence ATGGATTGGAATCGTATCGAAGGAAACTGGAAGCAGGCGAAGGGCAAGGTCAAGGAGCAGTGGGGCAAACTCACCGACGATGATCTCGACCAGATCGCCGGCAAGCGCGACCAACTGGAAGGCAAGATCCAGGAGCGGTATGGCATCGAAAAGGACCGTATTAAACGTGACATCGATGACTGGTCTGGTCGCCAGACTTGGTAA
- a CDS encoding ATPase inhibitor subunit zeta → MADLGDRKKAMEDQYFQDAERSIKLKSRMDKLLAQWIAGLIGRDDVAGYGAEITDARFKGGGDAGVLSKAMADLQAAGQNVSEQDVAAKMSEFLVEAAGQP, encoded by the coding sequence ATGGCCGACTTAGGAGACCGCAAAAAGGCGATGGAGGATCAATACTTCCAAGACGCCGAGAGGTCCATCAAGCTCAAATCTCGCATGGACAAGCTTTTGGCGCAATGGATTGCAGGCCTCATTGGTCGGGATGATGTTGCGGGCTACGGCGCTGAAATCACTGATGCCCGCTTTAAAGGGGGTGGAGACGCTGGAGTTCTCTCGAAAGCTATGGCGGATCTTCAAGCGGCTGGTCAGAACGTCAGCGAGCAGGACGTGGCAGCAAAGATGAGTGAATTTCTGGTCGAGGCCGCTGGACAGCCTTAA
- a CDS encoding cytochrome c biogenesis CcdA family protein, giving the protein MSIADISLWSALIAGALSFLSPCVLPLVPPYLCYMAGISVEQFRGGGAVAVAPDVRRGVFFSALLFTLGFATVFVALGAGASSIGMALRQHLDLLSKIGGLIIIVMGLNFLGLFRIGVLAREARFQGSGKPATLTGAYIMGLAFAFGWTPCIGPVLGAILGVAASRETVGSGAGLLAIYSLGLAIPFWIAAGFSGAFMRFLSRFRRHLGTVEKVMGLFLVLTGLAFLFGWVSNVAIWFQQTFPILMQIG; this is encoded by the coding sequence GTGTCGATTGCCGATATTTCCCTGTGGAGCGCGCTCATTGCCGGGGCGCTTTCCTTCCTGTCGCCCTGCGTGCTGCCCCTCGTTCCGCCCTATCTCTGCTATATGGCCGGCATTTCCGTCGAGCAGTTCCGCGGCGGCGGTGCGGTGGCGGTGGCGCCCGACGTCAGGCGCGGCGTGTTTTTCTCGGCTCTGCTGTTCACGCTCGGCTTTGCCACCGTCTTCGTGGCACTCGGCGCCGGTGCTTCGAGCATCGGCATGGCGCTTCGCCAGCATCTCGACCTGCTGTCGAAGATCGGCGGGCTGATCATCATCGTCATGGGGCTGAACTTCCTTGGCCTCTTTCGAATCGGGGTGCTGGCGCGTGAGGCGCGCTTCCAGGGCAGCGGCAAGCCGGCGACGCTGACAGGCGCCTATATCATGGGCCTTGCCTTCGCCTTCGGCTGGACGCCCTGCATCGGCCCGGTGCTCGGGGCCATCCTGGGCGTTGCCGCCTCGCGCGAGACGGTCGGCTCCGGCGCCGGGCTGCTCGCCATCTATTCGCTCGGCCTTGCCATCCCCTTCTGGATCGCCGCCGGCTTTTCCGGCGCCTTCATGCGCTTCCTGTCGCGCTTCCGCCGCCATCTCGGCACGGTGGAAAAGGTGATGGGTCTGTTCCTCGTGCTTACCGGTCTCGCCTTCCTGTTCGGATGGGTCAGCAATGTGGCGATCTGGTTCCAGCAGACGTTTCCGATCCTGATGCAGATCGGCTAG
- a CDS encoding SDR family NAD(P)-dependent oxidoreductase, with the protein MQKNAPDFSLEGKVTLVTGASRGIGRACALACAAAGSDIVLGVRDVAASASLVAELEGAGRKVLPVELAIPNKAHIAQAVDAALATFGRIDILVNNVGVAPGNLAELVEEKDLDEILDVNIKGTFLMTQAVGRHMIKRNGGRIINISSQAGTVALRGEAIYCMSKAAINHLTRCLAAEWARYDVTVNTVSPTFIHTDGTAPFLSDADNREATLGHIPLGRIGETDDVVGAVVFLASPAASLITGANLLVDGGWSVA; encoded by the coding sequence ATGCAGAAGAATGCGCCGGACTTCAGCCTTGAGGGCAAGGTGACCTTAGTGACGGGAGCGAGCCGTGGCATCGGTCGAGCTTGCGCACTTGCCTGTGCCGCAGCAGGTTCCGATATTGTTTTGGGGGTCCGCGATGTCGCAGCGTCGGCGAGCCTGGTTGCCGAACTGGAGGGCGCGGGACGAAAGGTTCTGCCCGTTGAACTGGCCATTCCCAATAAGGCCCATATCGCGCAAGCCGTCGACGCGGCGCTTGCGACGTTCGGTCGGATCGACATCCTCGTCAATAATGTCGGCGTGGCTCCGGGCAATCTCGCGGAACTCGTTGAGGAGAAGGATCTTGACGAGATACTCGATGTCAACATCAAGGGTACCTTTCTGATGACGCAGGCTGTGGGCCGGCACATGATCAAACGCAATGGCGGCCGGATCATCAACATCAGCTCACAGGCCGGTACCGTGGCACTGCGCGGCGAGGCAATCTATTGCATGAGCAAGGCGGCGATCAATCACCTTACGCGCTGCCTCGCAGCCGAATGGGCACGCTATGATGTCACCGTAAATACCGTATCGCCGACGTTCATTCACACCGATGGCACAGCACCTTTTCTATCCGATGCCGACAATCGCGAAGCGACGCTTGGTCACATTCCGCTCGGCCGGATCGGTGAAACCGACGATGTGGTGGGTGCCGTAGTCTTCCTTGCATCACCGGCCGCGAGCCTGATCACCGGCGCGAACCTGCTGGTGGACGGTGGATGGTCCGTCGCCTGA